A genomic region of Papaver somniferum cultivar HN1 chromosome 7, ASM357369v1, whole genome shotgun sequence contains the following coding sequences:
- the LOC113295356 gene encoding uncharacterized protein LOC113295356 isoform X1 produces the protein MPGTIQVSVFDLLDFPSSSSWTISIKVSIGKREFRTWDKGEFSFPLMTLRDNIIVTIHDAEGKELSRTGVASMSVVEKGIVDDFFVLDGGGRLHMKLQFILNSAERKRIQELREIAMKKKQEEILIDRARHSEAAALASFRSNAGSSSMSLNHEVTDSSERLVQKEAESSGAEFPRNADNRSKDMSDSLNEDGVLAAQLAHPDPKSAFILKNPLQTPSSHRKDSIPGIADSQEIILDRSEEPILSDVDGGDDLSTVLVTEEPQIHHAKAEKQDIDKMKIQVPPVEVPTSSGEGTLSTVLLSEKLHIPQKVIDKIETPLTSVNIPTNSGEGITLSTVVVSEELQIPDGKSDEKVIDENETSMPPVAIPTSTSLSKTSLGPDVKEVPENRIVKITGTELTSSDTLMRAISSLEASDTIGVDRDLNESKSTLPPADIPVRPISSLEELDSRSSEDSVSSKFEEDQILNENKTPGSPTDIPLKRISSLVELNSHPGNYSISTKSEVERSLNTNETLIPPTDIPANLTSSLKDPDNHSDSSKFGEVQMLNKSKMLVHGNFGAHSRSSKLEEDRVVIPEKPSVVKRTPSNVRKMISAFETSQAKGQVIRADPPIIRTQPMKSKFNISPAEPTVKEVMKDLNYIRETKDGGLQQNGKEGRHAYETSQEESKTYNTQIAAEMGSRFSAAVKTQERNLQESASEIRQQIPVSLDQDGRDKLCEQDPSQEQLIEATTSPSQMPAATKLLETDQHPNIAYQLRMCAQHIEKPILVESGCGKTQLPEDYRAKKYPVSNSGSCILTDESRPVCITTGSKQLMNLLGGSSNFSEIDRGENNSYQTDITNEQNLHNICGEVQKIGKPPDDTRKSNLEGPQNVIEGLIGQAGKVAAIVAFGALVIFARER, from the exons ATGCCAGGAACAATTCAAGTTTCAG TGTTCGATTTATTGGATTTTCCATCTTCCTCTTCTTGGACGATATCAATTAAAG TGTCAATTGGGAAGAGAGAGTTCCGGACATGGGATAAAGGAGAATTTTCGTT CCCATTAATGACTCTCCGTGATAACATTATCGTAACAATCCATGATGCTGAGGGCAAAGAACTGTCCCGAACAG GTGTGGCGAGCATGTCGGTAGTTGAGAAAGGAATTGTGGATGATTTTTTCGTCCTTGATGGAGGTGGGAGACTGCACATGAAGTTGCAGTTCATTCTCAATAGTGCAGAGCGCAAGAGAATCCAAGAACTG AGAGAAATTGCGATGAAGAAAAAACAAGAGGAGATTCTCATTGATAGGGCCAGACATTCAGAAGCTGCTGCATTGGCTAGCTTTCGTAGTAACGCTGGGTCGTCATCTATGTCTCTCAACCACGAGGTCACAG ATTCATCAGAAAGGCTTGTGCAAAAAGAAGCTGAGAGCAGTGGTGCAGAATTTCCCAGAAATGCTGATAATCGGAGCAAAGACATGTCTGATTCATTAAATGAAGATGGAGTTCTGGCTGCTCAATTAGCGCATCCA GATCCCAAATCTGCTTTTATCCTAAAGAATCCATTGCAGACTCCTAGTAGTCACAGGAAGGATTCAATACCGGGCATAGCAGATAGCCAGGAAATTATCCTCGATCGGTCAGAGGAACCAATTCTA AGTGATGTAGATGGAGGGGATGATTTGTCAACAGTTCTGGTGACAGAAGAGCCTCAAATCCATCATGCTAAAGCCGAAAAGCAAGATATTGACAAGATGAAGATTCAGGTACCTCCTGTTGAAGTTCCTACAAGTTCTGGTGAAGGAACTTTATCAACAGTTCTGTTGTCAGAAAAGCTTCATATCCCTCAGAAAGTCATCGACAAGATTGAGACTCCGCTAACTTCGGTAAATATTCCTACAAATTCCGGTGAAGGAATTACTTTATCTACGGTTGTAGTGTCAGAAGAGCTTCAAATCCCTGACGGGAAATCCGATGAGAAAGTTATTGATGAGAATGAGACTTCGATGCCTCCTGTTGCTATTCCAACTAGTACCAGTTTATCGAAAACATCTTTAGGTCCTGATGTAAAAGAAGTACCAGAGAATCGTATTGTAAAGATTACTGGTACTGAATTAACTTCGTCAGATACTCTTATGAGAGCCATTTCTTCATTGGAAGCTTCAGACACAATTGGAGTAGATCGAGACTTAAACGAGAGCAAGTCTACGTTACCTCCTGCTGATATTCCAGTGAGGCCAATTTCATCACTTGAGGAGTTAGATTCCCGTTCATCAGAGGATTCAGTTTCAAGCAAATTCGAAGAAGATCAAATCCTGAATGAGAACAAGACTCCAGGATCTCCCACTGATATCCCACTTAAGCGCATTTCCTCACTTGTGGAGTTAAATTCTCATCCGGGTAACTATTCTATTTCAACCAAATCTGAGGTAGAGCGAAGTTTGAACACCAACGAGACTCTGATACCCCCCACCGATATCCCAGCGAACCTCACTTCATCACTTAAGGATCCTGACAACCATTCAGATTCAAGCAAATTTGGAGAAGTACAGATGCTGAACAAGAGCAAGATGCTGGTACATGGAAATTTTGGGGCCCATTCACGTTCTAGCAAATTGGAAGAAGACCGTGTTGTTATTCCTGAGAAGCCTAGTGTAGTGAAAAGAACTCCAAGTAACGTAAGGAAGATGATAAGTGCTTTCGAAACTAGTCAAGCTAAG GGACAGGTGATTCGTGCTGATCCACCGATTATCAGAACCCAGCCAATGAAGAGTAAATTTAACATTTCTCCAGCAGAACCAACAGTGAAGGAAGTTATGAAAGATCTGAATTACATTAGAGAAACAAAAGATGGAGGTTTGCAGCAAAATGGAAAAGAAGGTAGACATGCATATGAAACATCACAGGAAGAGTCAAAGACATACAACACACAAATAGCTGCAGAAATGGGGTCAAGGTTTTCGGCGGCAGTGAAGACTCAGGAGAGGAATTTGCAAGAAAGTGCAAGTGAGATCAGACAACAAATTCCAGTTAGTTTGGATCAGGATGGAAGAGATAAGTTATGTGAACAAGACCCGTCTCAGGAACAGCTAATAGAGGCAACTACTTCTCCAAGTCAAATGCCTGCTGCTACCAAGCTTCTCGAGACGGATCAACATCCTAATATCGCGTACCAACTGAGAATGTGTGCACAGCATATAGAGAAGCCGATATTAGTTGAATCTGGATGTGGCAAAACACAACTGCCAGAAGATTATAGGGCTAAAAAGTATCCGGTTAGTAATTCAGGAAGTTGCATACTCACAGATGAATCGAGGCCTGTATGTATTACAACTGGAAGTAAGCAATTAATGAATCTTTTGGGAGGTAGTAGTAACTTCTCAGAAATTGATCGGGGGGAGAATAATTCATACCAAACAGACATCACAAATGAG CAAAATTTGCACAACATTTGTGGTGAGGTGCAGAAAATCGGGAAACCTCCTGATGATACGAGAAAATCCAACCTTGAAGGGCCACAAAATGTTATCGAAGGACTCATTGGACAG GCAGGAAAGGTTGCAGCCATAGTTGCATTTGGGGCCCTTGTTATTTTTGCTAGAGAAAG ATAA
- the LOC113295356 gene encoding uncharacterized protein LOC113295356 isoform X2, with protein sequence MPGTIQVSVFDLLDFPSSSSWTISIKVSIGKREFRTWDKGEFSFPLMTLRDNIIVTIHDAEGKELSRTGVASMSVVEKGIVDDFFVLDGGGRLHMKLQFILNSAERKRIQELREIAMKKKQEEILIDRARHSEAAALASFRSNAGSSSMSLNHEVTDSSERLVQKEAESSGAEFPRNADNRSKDMSDSLNEDGVLAAQLAHPDPKSAFILKNPLQTPSSHRKDSIPGIADSQEIILDRSEEPILSDVDGGDDLSTVLVTEEPQIHHAKAEKQDIDKMKIQVPPVEVPTSSGEGTLSTVLLSEKLHIPQKVIDKIETPLTSVNIPTNSGEGITLSTVVVSEELQIPDGKSDEKVIDENETSMPPVAIPTSTSLSKTSLGPDVKEVPENRIVKITGTELTSSDTLMRAISSLEASDTIGVDRDLNESKSTLPPADIPVRPISSLEELDSRSSEDSVSSKFEEDQILNENKTPGSPTDIPLKRISSLVELNSHPGNYSISTKSEVERSLNTNETLIPPTDIPANLTSSLKDPDNHSDSSKFGEVQMLNKSKMLVHGNFGAHSRSSKLEEDRVVIPEKPSVVKRTPSNVRKMISAFETSQAKVIRADPPIIRTQPMKSKFNISPAEPTVKEVMKDLNYIRETKDGGLQQNGKEGRHAYETSQEESKTYNTQIAAEMGSRFSAAVKTQERNLQESASEIRQQIPVSLDQDGRDKLCEQDPSQEQLIEATTSPSQMPAATKLLETDQHPNIAYQLRMCAQHIEKPILVESGCGKTQLPEDYRAKKYPVSNSGSCILTDESRPVCITTGSKQLMNLLGGSSNFSEIDRGENNSYQTDITNEQNLHNICGEVQKIGKPPDDTRKSNLEGPQNVIEGLIGQAGKVAAIVAFGALVIFARER encoded by the exons ATGCCAGGAACAATTCAAGTTTCAG TGTTCGATTTATTGGATTTTCCATCTTCCTCTTCTTGGACGATATCAATTAAAG TGTCAATTGGGAAGAGAGAGTTCCGGACATGGGATAAAGGAGAATTTTCGTT CCCATTAATGACTCTCCGTGATAACATTATCGTAACAATCCATGATGCTGAGGGCAAAGAACTGTCCCGAACAG GTGTGGCGAGCATGTCGGTAGTTGAGAAAGGAATTGTGGATGATTTTTTCGTCCTTGATGGAGGTGGGAGACTGCACATGAAGTTGCAGTTCATTCTCAATAGTGCAGAGCGCAAGAGAATCCAAGAACTG AGAGAAATTGCGATGAAGAAAAAACAAGAGGAGATTCTCATTGATAGGGCCAGACATTCAGAAGCTGCTGCATTGGCTAGCTTTCGTAGTAACGCTGGGTCGTCATCTATGTCTCTCAACCACGAGGTCACAG ATTCATCAGAAAGGCTTGTGCAAAAAGAAGCTGAGAGCAGTGGTGCAGAATTTCCCAGAAATGCTGATAATCGGAGCAAAGACATGTCTGATTCATTAAATGAAGATGGAGTTCTGGCTGCTCAATTAGCGCATCCA GATCCCAAATCTGCTTTTATCCTAAAGAATCCATTGCAGACTCCTAGTAGTCACAGGAAGGATTCAATACCGGGCATAGCAGATAGCCAGGAAATTATCCTCGATCGGTCAGAGGAACCAATTCTA AGTGATGTAGATGGAGGGGATGATTTGTCAACAGTTCTGGTGACAGAAGAGCCTCAAATCCATCATGCTAAAGCCGAAAAGCAAGATATTGACAAGATGAAGATTCAGGTACCTCCTGTTGAAGTTCCTACAAGTTCTGGTGAAGGAACTTTATCAACAGTTCTGTTGTCAGAAAAGCTTCATATCCCTCAGAAAGTCATCGACAAGATTGAGACTCCGCTAACTTCGGTAAATATTCCTACAAATTCCGGTGAAGGAATTACTTTATCTACGGTTGTAGTGTCAGAAGAGCTTCAAATCCCTGACGGGAAATCCGATGAGAAAGTTATTGATGAGAATGAGACTTCGATGCCTCCTGTTGCTATTCCAACTAGTACCAGTTTATCGAAAACATCTTTAGGTCCTGATGTAAAAGAAGTACCAGAGAATCGTATTGTAAAGATTACTGGTACTGAATTAACTTCGTCAGATACTCTTATGAGAGCCATTTCTTCATTGGAAGCTTCAGACACAATTGGAGTAGATCGAGACTTAAACGAGAGCAAGTCTACGTTACCTCCTGCTGATATTCCAGTGAGGCCAATTTCATCACTTGAGGAGTTAGATTCCCGTTCATCAGAGGATTCAGTTTCAAGCAAATTCGAAGAAGATCAAATCCTGAATGAGAACAAGACTCCAGGATCTCCCACTGATATCCCACTTAAGCGCATTTCCTCACTTGTGGAGTTAAATTCTCATCCGGGTAACTATTCTATTTCAACCAAATCTGAGGTAGAGCGAAGTTTGAACACCAACGAGACTCTGATACCCCCCACCGATATCCCAGCGAACCTCACTTCATCACTTAAGGATCCTGACAACCATTCAGATTCAAGCAAATTTGGAGAAGTACAGATGCTGAACAAGAGCAAGATGCTGGTACATGGAAATTTTGGGGCCCATTCACGTTCTAGCAAATTGGAAGAAGACCGTGTTGTTATTCCTGAGAAGCCTAGTGTAGTGAAAAGAACTCCAAGTAACGTAAGGAAGATGATAAGTGCTTTCGAAACTAGTCAAGCTAAG GTGATTCGTGCTGATCCACCGATTATCAGAACCCAGCCAATGAAGAGTAAATTTAACATTTCTCCAGCAGAACCAACAGTGAAGGAAGTTATGAAAGATCTGAATTACATTAGAGAAACAAAAGATGGAGGTTTGCAGCAAAATGGAAAAGAAGGTAGACATGCATATGAAACATCACAGGAAGAGTCAAAGACATACAACACACAAATAGCTGCAGAAATGGGGTCAAGGTTTTCGGCGGCAGTGAAGACTCAGGAGAGGAATTTGCAAGAAAGTGCAAGTGAGATCAGACAACAAATTCCAGTTAGTTTGGATCAGGATGGAAGAGATAAGTTATGTGAACAAGACCCGTCTCAGGAACAGCTAATAGAGGCAACTACTTCTCCAAGTCAAATGCCTGCTGCTACCAAGCTTCTCGAGACGGATCAACATCCTAATATCGCGTACCAACTGAGAATGTGTGCACAGCATATAGAGAAGCCGATATTAGTTGAATCTGGATGTGGCAAAACACAACTGCCAGAAGATTATAGGGCTAAAAAGTATCCGGTTAGTAATTCAGGAAGTTGCATACTCACAGATGAATCGAGGCCTGTATGTATTACAACTGGAAGTAAGCAATTAATGAATCTTTTGGGAGGTAGTAGTAACTTCTCAGAAATTGATCGGGGGGAGAATAATTCATACCAAACAGACATCACAAATGAG CAAAATTTGCACAACATTTGTGGTGAGGTGCAGAAAATCGGGAAACCTCCTGATGATACGAGAAAATCCAACCTTGAAGGGCCACAAAATGTTATCGAAGGACTCATTGGACAG GCAGGAAAGGTTGCAGCCATAGTTGCATTTGGGGCCCTTGTTATTTTTGCTAGAGAAAG ATAA
- the LOC113295356 gene encoding uncharacterized protein LOC113295356 isoform X4 → MPGTIQVSVFDLLDFPSSSSWTISIKVSIGKREFRTWDKGEFSFPLMTLRDNIIVTIHDAEGKELSRTGVASMSVVEKGIVDDFFVLDGGGRLHMKLQFILNSAERKRIQELREIAMKKKQEEILIDRARHSEAAALASFRSNAGSSSMSLNHEVTDSSERLVQKEAESSGAEFPRNADNRSKDMSDSLNEDGVLAAQLAHPNPLQTPSSHRKDSIPGIADSQEIILDRSEEPILSDVDGGDDLSTVLVTEEPQIHHAKAEKQDIDKMKIQVPPVEVPTSSGEGTLSTVLLSEKLHIPQKVIDKIETPLTSVNIPTNSGEGITLSTVVVSEELQIPDGKSDEKVIDENETSMPPVAIPTSTSLSKTSLGPDVKEVPENRIVKITGTELTSSDTLMRAISSLEASDTIGVDRDLNESKSTLPPADIPVRPISSLEELDSRSSEDSVSSKFEEDQILNENKTPGSPTDIPLKRISSLVELNSHPGNYSISTKSEVERSLNTNETLIPPTDIPANLTSSLKDPDNHSDSSKFGEVQMLNKSKMLVHGNFGAHSRSSKLEEDRVVIPEKPSVVKRTPSNVRKMISAFETSQAKGQVIRADPPIIRTQPMKSKFNISPAEPTVKEVMKDLNYIRETKDGGLQQNGKEGRHAYETSQEESKTYNTQIAAEMGSRFSAAVKTQERNLQESASEIRQQIPVSLDQDGRDKLCEQDPSQEQLIEATTSPSQMPAATKLLETDQHPNIAYQLRMCAQHIEKPILVESGCGKTQLPEDYRAKKYPVSNSGSCILTDESRPVCITTGSKQLMNLLGGSSNFSEIDRGENNSYQTDITNEQNLHNICGEVQKIGKPPDDTRKSNLEGPQNVIEGLIGQAGKVAAIVAFGALVIFARER, encoded by the exons ATGCCAGGAACAATTCAAGTTTCAG TGTTCGATTTATTGGATTTTCCATCTTCCTCTTCTTGGACGATATCAATTAAAG TGTCAATTGGGAAGAGAGAGTTCCGGACATGGGATAAAGGAGAATTTTCGTT CCCATTAATGACTCTCCGTGATAACATTATCGTAACAATCCATGATGCTGAGGGCAAAGAACTGTCCCGAACAG GTGTGGCGAGCATGTCGGTAGTTGAGAAAGGAATTGTGGATGATTTTTTCGTCCTTGATGGAGGTGGGAGACTGCACATGAAGTTGCAGTTCATTCTCAATAGTGCAGAGCGCAAGAGAATCCAAGAACTG AGAGAAATTGCGATGAAGAAAAAACAAGAGGAGATTCTCATTGATAGGGCCAGACATTCAGAAGCTGCTGCATTGGCTAGCTTTCGTAGTAACGCTGGGTCGTCATCTATGTCTCTCAACCACGAGGTCACAG ATTCATCAGAAAGGCTTGTGCAAAAAGAAGCTGAGAGCAGTGGTGCAGAATTTCCCAGAAATGCTGATAATCGGAGCAAAGACATGTCTGATTCATTAAATGAAGATGGAGTTCTGGCTGCTCAATTAGCGCATCCA AATCCATTGCAGACTCCTAGTAGTCACAGGAAGGATTCAATACCGGGCATAGCAGATAGCCAGGAAATTATCCTCGATCGGTCAGAGGAACCAATTCTA AGTGATGTAGATGGAGGGGATGATTTGTCAACAGTTCTGGTGACAGAAGAGCCTCAAATCCATCATGCTAAAGCCGAAAAGCAAGATATTGACAAGATGAAGATTCAGGTACCTCCTGTTGAAGTTCCTACAAGTTCTGGTGAAGGAACTTTATCAACAGTTCTGTTGTCAGAAAAGCTTCATATCCCTCAGAAAGTCATCGACAAGATTGAGACTCCGCTAACTTCGGTAAATATTCCTACAAATTCCGGTGAAGGAATTACTTTATCTACGGTTGTAGTGTCAGAAGAGCTTCAAATCCCTGACGGGAAATCCGATGAGAAAGTTATTGATGAGAATGAGACTTCGATGCCTCCTGTTGCTATTCCAACTAGTACCAGTTTATCGAAAACATCTTTAGGTCCTGATGTAAAAGAAGTACCAGAGAATCGTATTGTAAAGATTACTGGTACTGAATTAACTTCGTCAGATACTCTTATGAGAGCCATTTCTTCATTGGAAGCTTCAGACACAATTGGAGTAGATCGAGACTTAAACGAGAGCAAGTCTACGTTACCTCCTGCTGATATTCCAGTGAGGCCAATTTCATCACTTGAGGAGTTAGATTCCCGTTCATCAGAGGATTCAGTTTCAAGCAAATTCGAAGAAGATCAAATCCTGAATGAGAACAAGACTCCAGGATCTCCCACTGATATCCCACTTAAGCGCATTTCCTCACTTGTGGAGTTAAATTCTCATCCGGGTAACTATTCTATTTCAACCAAATCTGAGGTAGAGCGAAGTTTGAACACCAACGAGACTCTGATACCCCCCACCGATATCCCAGCGAACCTCACTTCATCACTTAAGGATCCTGACAACCATTCAGATTCAAGCAAATTTGGAGAAGTACAGATGCTGAACAAGAGCAAGATGCTGGTACATGGAAATTTTGGGGCCCATTCACGTTCTAGCAAATTGGAAGAAGACCGTGTTGTTATTCCTGAGAAGCCTAGTGTAGTGAAAAGAACTCCAAGTAACGTAAGGAAGATGATAAGTGCTTTCGAAACTAGTCAAGCTAAG GGACAGGTGATTCGTGCTGATCCACCGATTATCAGAACCCAGCCAATGAAGAGTAAATTTAACATTTCTCCAGCAGAACCAACAGTGAAGGAAGTTATGAAAGATCTGAATTACATTAGAGAAACAAAAGATGGAGGTTTGCAGCAAAATGGAAAAGAAGGTAGACATGCATATGAAACATCACAGGAAGAGTCAAAGACATACAACACACAAATAGCTGCAGAAATGGGGTCAAGGTTTTCGGCGGCAGTGAAGACTCAGGAGAGGAATTTGCAAGAAAGTGCAAGTGAGATCAGACAACAAATTCCAGTTAGTTTGGATCAGGATGGAAGAGATAAGTTATGTGAACAAGACCCGTCTCAGGAACAGCTAATAGAGGCAACTACTTCTCCAAGTCAAATGCCTGCTGCTACCAAGCTTCTCGAGACGGATCAACATCCTAATATCGCGTACCAACTGAGAATGTGTGCACAGCATATAGAGAAGCCGATATTAGTTGAATCTGGATGTGGCAAAACACAACTGCCAGAAGATTATAGGGCTAAAAAGTATCCGGTTAGTAATTCAGGAAGTTGCATACTCACAGATGAATCGAGGCCTGTATGTATTACAACTGGAAGTAAGCAATTAATGAATCTTTTGGGAGGTAGTAGTAACTTCTCAGAAATTGATCGGGGGGAGAATAATTCATACCAAACAGACATCACAAATGAG CAAAATTTGCACAACATTTGTGGTGAGGTGCAGAAAATCGGGAAACCTCCTGATGATACGAGAAAATCCAACCTTGAAGGGCCACAAAATGTTATCGAAGGACTCATTGGACAG GCAGGAAAGGTTGCAGCCATAGTTGCATTTGGGGCCCTTGTTATTTTTGCTAGAGAAAG ATAA
- the LOC113295356 gene encoding uncharacterized protein LOC113295356 isoform X3, which yields MPGTIQVSVFDLLDFPSSSSWTISIKVSIGKREFRTWDKGEFSFPLMTLRDNIIVTIHDAEGKELSRTGVASMSVVEKGIVDDFFVLDGGGRLHMKLQFILNSAERKRIQELREIAMKKKQEEILIDRARHSEAAALASFRSNAGSSSMSLNHEVTERLVQKEAESSGAEFPRNADNRSKDMSDSLNEDGVLAAQLAHPDPKSAFILKNPLQTPSSHRKDSIPGIADSQEIILDRSEEPILSDVDGGDDLSTVLVTEEPQIHHAKAEKQDIDKMKIQVPPVEVPTSSGEGTLSTVLLSEKLHIPQKVIDKIETPLTSVNIPTNSGEGITLSTVVVSEELQIPDGKSDEKVIDENETSMPPVAIPTSTSLSKTSLGPDVKEVPENRIVKITGTELTSSDTLMRAISSLEASDTIGVDRDLNESKSTLPPADIPVRPISSLEELDSRSSEDSVSSKFEEDQILNENKTPGSPTDIPLKRISSLVELNSHPGNYSISTKSEVERSLNTNETLIPPTDIPANLTSSLKDPDNHSDSSKFGEVQMLNKSKMLVHGNFGAHSRSSKLEEDRVVIPEKPSVVKRTPSNVRKMISAFETSQAKGQVIRADPPIIRTQPMKSKFNISPAEPTVKEVMKDLNYIRETKDGGLQQNGKEGRHAYETSQEESKTYNTQIAAEMGSRFSAAVKTQERNLQESASEIRQQIPVSLDQDGRDKLCEQDPSQEQLIEATTSPSQMPAATKLLETDQHPNIAYQLRMCAQHIEKPILVESGCGKTQLPEDYRAKKYPVSNSGSCILTDESRPVCITTGSKQLMNLLGGSSNFSEIDRGENNSYQTDITNEQNLHNICGEVQKIGKPPDDTRKSNLEGPQNVIEGLIGQAGKVAAIVAFGALVIFARER from the exons ATGCCAGGAACAATTCAAGTTTCAG TGTTCGATTTATTGGATTTTCCATCTTCCTCTTCTTGGACGATATCAATTAAAG TGTCAATTGGGAAGAGAGAGTTCCGGACATGGGATAAAGGAGAATTTTCGTT CCCATTAATGACTCTCCGTGATAACATTATCGTAACAATCCATGATGCTGAGGGCAAAGAACTGTCCCGAACAG GTGTGGCGAGCATGTCGGTAGTTGAGAAAGGAATTGTGGATGATTTTTTCGTCCTTGATGGAGGTGGGAGACTGCACATGAAGTTGCAGTTCATTCTCAATAGTGCAGAGCGCAAGAGAATCCAAGAACTG AGAGAAATTGCGATGAAGAAAAAACAAGAGGAGATTCTCATTGATAGGGCCAGACATTCAGAAGCTGCTGCATTGGCTAGCTTTCGTAGTAACGCTGGGTCGTCATCTATGTCTCTCAACCACGAGGTCACAG AAAGGCTTGTGCAAAAAGAAGCTGAGAGCAGTGGTGCAGAATTTCCCAGAAATGCTGATAATCGGAGCAAAGACATGTCTGATTCATTAAATGAAGATGGAGTTCTGGCTGCTCAATTAGCGCATCCA GATCCCAAATCTGCTTTTATCCTAAAGAATCCATTGCAGACTCCTAGTAGTCACAGGAAGGATTCAATACCGGGCATAGCAGATAGCCAGGAAATTATCCTCGATCGGTCAGAGGAACCAATTCTA AGTGATGTAGATGGAGGGGATGATTTGTCAACAGTTCTGGTGACAGAAGAGCCTCAAATCCATCATGCTAAAGCCGAAAAGCAAGATATTGACAAGATGAAGATTCAGGTACCTCCTGTTGAAGTTCCTACAAGTTCTGGTGAAGGAACTTTATCAACAGTTCTGTTGTCAGAAAAGCTTCATATCCCTCAGAAAGTCATCGACAAGATTGAGACTCCGCTAACTTCGGTAAATATTCCTACAAATTCCGGTGAAGGAATTACTTTATCTACGGTTGTAGTGTCAGAAGAGCTTCAAATCCCTGACGGGAAATCCGATGAGAAAGTTATTGATGAGAATGAGACTTCGATGCCTCCTGTTGCTATTCCAACTAGTACCAGTTTATCGAAAACATCTTTAGGTCCTGATGTAAAAGAAGTACCAGAGAATCGTATTGTAAAGATTACTGGTACTGAATTAACTTCGTCAGATACTCTTATGAGAGCCATTTCTTCATTGGAAGCTTCAGACACAATTGGAGTAGATCGAGACTTAAACGAGAGCAAGTCTACGTTACCTCCTGCTGATATTCCAGTGAGGCCAATTTCATCACTTGAGGAGTTAGATTCCCGTTCATCAGAGGATTCAGTTTCAAGCAAATTCGAAGAAGATCAAATCCTGAATGAGAACAAGACTCCAGGATCTCCCACTGATATCCCACTTAAGCGCATTTCCTCACTTGTGGAGTTAAATTCTCATCCGGGTAACTATTCTATTTCAACCAAATCTGAGGTAGAGCGAAGTTTGAACACCAACGAGACTCTGATACCCCCCACCGATATCCCAGCGAACCTCACTTCATCACTTAAGGATCCTGACAACCATTCAGATTCAAGCAAATTTGGAGAAGTACAGATGCTGAACAAGAGCAAGATGCTGGTACATGGAAATTTTGGGGCCCATTCACGTTCTAGCAAATTGGAAGAAGACCGTGTTGTTATTCCTGAGAAGCCTAGTGTAGTGAAAAGAACTCCAAGTAACGTAAGGAAGATGATAAGTGCTTTCGAAACTAGTCAAGCTAAG GGACAGGTGATTCGTGCTGATCCACCGATTATCAGAACCCAGCCAATGAAGAGTAAATTTAACATTTCTCCAGCAGAACCAACAGTGAAGGAAGTTATGAAAGATCTGAATTACATTAGAGAAACAAAAGATGGAGGTTTGCAGCAAAATGGAAAAGAAGGTAGACATGCATATGAAACATCACAGGAAGAGTCAAAGACATACAACACACAAATAGCTGCAGAAATGGGGTCAAGGTTTTCGGCGGCAGTGAAGACTCAGGAGAGGAATTTGCAAGAAAGTGCAAGTGAGATCAGACAACAAATTCCAGTTAGTTTGGATCAGGATGGAAGAGATAAGTTATGTGAACAAGACCCGTCTCAGGAACAGCTAATAGAGGCAACTACTTCTCCAAGTCAAATGCCTGCTGCTACCAAGCTTCTCGAGACGGATCAACATCCTAATATCGCGTACCAACTGAGAATGTGTGCACAGCATATAGAGAAGCCGATATTAGTTGAATCTGGATGTGGCAAAACACAACTGCCAGAAGATTATAGGGCTAAAAAGTATCCGGTTAGTAATTCAGGAAGTTGCATACTCACAGATGAATCGAGGCCTGTATGTATTACAACTGGAAGTAAGCAATTAATGAATCTTTTGGGAGGTAGTAGTAACTTCTCAGAAATTGATCGGGGGGAGAATAATTCATACCAAACAGACATCACAAATGAG CAAAATTTGCACAACATTTGTGGTGAGGTGCAGAAAATCGGGAAACCTCCTGATGATACGAGAAAATCCAACCTTGAAGGGCCACAAAATGTTATCGAAGGACTCATTGGACAG GCAGGAAAGGTTGCAGCCATAGTTGCATTTGGGGCCCTTGTTATTTTTGCTAGAGAAAG ATAA